In Haliotis asinina isolate JCU_RB_2024 chromosome 16, JCU_Hal_asi_v2, whole genome shotgun sequence, the following are encoded in one genomic region:
- the LOC137267702 gene encoding uncharacterized protein gives MVVEQQWSGGSLRQLVKQRGQPLSQCHVSVNDQMQALTSRIIKQLGYERIIKAPNCGRVIVPGLAYTDFHGNASPRPWNVMDIIDSTQICLINPTDGGESFLGLNQLFGETDSFMVTAKMDLSEQLHDEAVVKAPLCTDTTVSHVGKSTIVMDSVMTSGSVPLVKYRSNSIILDRNSKKPVEIPQQWKSTYGHLCTGEPMKFSALERPSDKTRVSNVFAGQVSYSDIDANRHVHFSNYLKYCCEGLVKGQTTQSTIAFQPLKLKSAFMWYRQECNFGDAIQLDFWEHETKPGAICVDMLKNGESVFQCVLELYTASPINSSL, from the exons ATGGTAGTCGAACAACAATGGTCTGGCGGCAGCTTGAGACAATTAGTCAAGCAGCGTGGCCAGCCACTGTCCCAGTGTCACGTCTCGGTTAATGACCAGATGCAAGCTTTAACGAGCAG AATTATTAAGCAGCTTGGGTATGAGAGAATAATCAAGGCGCCCAACTGTGGTAGAGTTATCGTTCCTGGACTTGCATATAccgacttccatggaaacg CATCTCCGCGTCCATGGAACGTGATGGACATCATTGACTCAACCCAGATCTGTCTCATAAACCCAACAGACGGCGGGGAATCGTTTCTCGGCCTTAACCAGCTCTTCGGTGAAACTGATTCGTTTATGGTGACTGCAAAAATGGACTTGAGCGAACAACTTCACGACGAAGCTGTTGTGAAGGCTCCACTATGTACCGACACCACCGTTAGCCACGTAGGCAAAAGCACCATCGTCATGGACTCAGTGATGACATCCGGCTCAGTTCCACTGGTCAAATATCGAAGTAATTCAATAATCCTCGACCGAAACAGTAAAAAGCCTGTCGAGATTCCCCAGCAATGGAAGAGTACATACGGTCACTTGTGCACAGGCGAGCCAATGAAATTCAGTGCTCTTGAGAGGCCATCTGACAAAACACGTGTGAGCAATGTGTTTGCAGGGCAAGTGTCTTACAGTGACATAGATGCAAACCGTCATGTTCATTTTTCCAATTACTTAAAATATTGCTGTGAAGGTTTAGTCAAAGGTCAGACAACCCAGTCCACCATAGCGTTCCAACCGTTAAAACTAAAATCCGCTTTCATGTGGTACAGACAAGAATGCAATTTTGGAGACGCCATTCAACTTGACTTTTGGGAACACGAAACAAAGCCAGGCGCCATATGTGTCGACATGTTGAAAAATGGGGAAAGCGTTTTTCAGTGTGTACTTGAGCTGTACACTGCAAGTCCTATCAACAGTTCGCTGTGA